One Candidatus Ornithobacterium hominis genomic region harbors:
- a CDS encoding ThiF family adenylyltransferase: MDLRYSRNRIYINSEEQKLIKNIPILIAGSGIGSVIAECALRLGFEHINIVDGDSVELSNLNRQNYLMDDIGSNKAEAIKRRLLSINPDAEIKSHNLFIDMDNIESIIGNNKIAVNAIDITSEVPQFFDKICQEKNIPILHPYNLGWGGLVAIISPKGFMLDIINKNDKPLNELKVVEYSTSYMRFWNSPQVWIEEIIEKYKEEDNTLPPPQLSVASWLVASMCTDLIFRIATNREVKVFPRFYLSTIKNE; this comes from the coding sequence ATGGATTTAAGATACAGTAGAAATAGAATATATATAAACTCTGAAGAGCAGAAGCTTATAAAAAACATACCAATACTTATAGCTGGTAGTGGTATCGGTAGCGTAATAGCTGAATGTGCTCTTAGACTAGGGTTCGAACATATAAATATAGTAGATGGTGACTCTGTGGAACTTTCCAACTTAAACCGTCAGAATTATTTGATGGATGATATTGGGAGTAATAAGGCTGAAGCTATTAAAAGGAGACTCCTAAGTATTAATCCCGATGCTGAGATAAAGTCCCATAATCTATTTATAGATATGGATAATATAGAGTCTATTATAGGTAATAATAAAATTGCAGTAAATGCCATAGATATTACTTCTGAGGTACCTCAGTTTTTTGATAAAATATGTCAAGAGAAAAATATTCCAATTTTACATCCTTATAACCTCGGTTGGGGTGGATTAGTTGCAATTATATCTCCAAAAGGTTTTATGTTAGATATAATTAATAAAAATGATAAACCATTAAATGAATTAAAGGTTGTAGAGTACTCTACGAGCTATATGAGGTTTTGGAATTCACCTCAAGTTTGGATTGAAGAGATTATTGAAAAATATAAAGAAGAAGATAATACACTGCCTCCACCACAACTTTCTGTAGCATCTTGGCTAGTAGCCTCAATGTGTACAGACCTTATCTTCAGAATAGCAACAAACCGAGAAGTAAAAGTGTT